One genomic window of Hydra vulgaris chromosome 03, alternate assembly HydraT2T_AEP includes the following:
- the LOC136078797 gene encoding uncharacterized protein LOC136078797, with protein sequence MKRLSSANAEGASSSKTSVAAHPLSIDQSVTHQHPKRVSAQQCLFILQDLSEIDSGDELDSTKKSDEADVVEDNLSDDDESNTFIYNSESSSDENEDENSCGGSNDLTVKTRRDDVKWTVVSKVEVTGRFQTQNVFTAKSGTTSYCRNVLTPIDAFRLIMDEGFTRIIKKCTVLSANLSNEGWNISDIELDAFIGLIYLRGCMNARNFPVKFL encoded by the coding sequence atgaAACGCTTAAGCTCAGCAAACGCTGAAGGTGCTTCATCATCAAAAACTTCTGTTGCAGCACATCCTCTTTCAATTGACCAATCAGTTACACATCAACATCCAAAACGTGTGTCGGCGCAACAGTGTTTGTTCATATTACAAGATCTCTCGGAAATTGACAGTGGTGATGAATTagattcaacaaaaaaaagtgacgAAGCAGATGTTGTTGAAGATAATCTTTCTGATGACGATGAaagtaatacttttatttacaattcAGAAAGTAGTAGCGATGAAAACGAAGATGAAAATTCATGCGGTGGGAGTAATGATTTAACTGTTAAAACTCGTAGAGATGATGTAAAATGGACTGTTGTGTCAAAAGTTGAGGTAACTGGAAGATTTCAAACTCAGAATGTGTTTACTGCCAAAAGCGGAACAACTTCTTATTGTCGTAATGTTTTGACTCCTATTGATGCATTTAGACTAATTATGGATGAAGGGTTTACACGCATTATCAAAAAATGTACTGTTTTATCTGCCAATTTATCAAATGAAGGATGGAATATAAGCGACATTGAACTTGATGCTTTTATAGGCTTAATATATCTTCGCGGATGCATGAACGCAAGAAATTTTCCGGTTAAATTCCTATAG